A part of Misgurnus anguillicaudatus chromosome 6, ASM2758022v2, whole genome shotgun sequence genomic DNA contains:
- the LOC141364311 gene encoding uncharacterized protein, with translation MHKPETNPADRVDLAERARQAHRLFGLRQKEAEVFPFAVDFVRAARDTNFSEDELKVIFSRCLNEPLNSGEMRMLRYLGFEDLVRYISNRPEPRASARAAPPPAPLPPIPEGITVGVLALEDPAITTPVPATSVQPPDLGGKRQRRVSWESPSEGSSSKPAAPTTVLTSPATASVPRPRKKRRRRGVVDPQLAQPPLQPQPSAQPPLQPQPSAQLPLQPQPSAQPPLQPLPSAQPPLQPLPSAQPPLQPLPSAQPPLQPLPSAQPPLQPPVTVSVSSPLPDATAPVSSPLPDAAPPVTAPVSSPLPAAAPPVTAPVSSPLPAAAPPVSPAPSVASSRAPSSCLSAWSPATVSMSSLNSLPYPVSPGSPPSAPLSTPTTSWNPALPPFVPLSQPASITKPAPSKIPTKPARTPRPKPSNTPEPKTPCPPSSTLPGLPHLNIVLPPPPLPCLLFLLCHPNPFVVYSCLPLCIFVMFSWCMSICQSVLSCV, from the coding sequence ATGCACAAGCCAGAAACGAACCCAGCAGACAGAGTGGACCTGGCGGAGCGAGCTCGCCAAGCCCATCGTCTTTTTGGCCTCCGCCAGAAGGAGGCGGAGGTCTTTCCCTTTGCTGTGGACTTTGTGCGAGCAGCTAGAGACACCAATTTTTCTGAGGACGAGTTGAAGGTAATTTTCAGTCGTTGCCTTAATGAGCCTCTCAACTCCGGCGAGATGAGGATGCTGAGGTACCTGGGCTTCGAGGACTTGGTGCGTTATATTAGTAATCGGCCAGAGCCCAGGGCCTCAGCTAGGGCTGCACCTCCACCTGCCCCACTGCCTCCTATACCAGAGGGTATCACCGTTGGAGTGCTGGCGCTGGAGGACCCAGCGATCACCACTCCAGTTCCTGCCACCTCTGTCCAGCCACCTGACCTCGGAGGAAAGCGACAGCGAAGGGTATCATGGGAGTCGCCGTCCGAGGGGTCCTCTTCGAAGCCGGCTGCTCCCACCACTGTCCTCACCTCACCTGCCACAGCATCTGTGCCACGGCCGCgcaagaagaggaggaggagagggGTTGTGGACCCTCAGcttgcgcagccaccgctgcagccccagccgtctgcgcagccaccgctgcagccccagCCGTCTGCGCAGCTACCGCTGCAGCCccagccgtctgcgcagccaccgctgcagcccctgccgtctgcgcagccaccgctgcagcccctgccgtctgcgcagccaccgctgcagcccctgccgtctgcgcagccaccgctgcagcccctgccgtctgcgcagccaccgctgcagccccctgtcacggtctctgtctcgtctccgctgccggacgcaacggcccctgtctcgtctccgctgccggacgcagcgccccctgtcacggcccctgtctcgtctccgctgccggccgcagcgccccctgtcacggctcctgtctcgtctccgctgccggccgcagcgccccctgtctcacCGGCTCCTTCAGTTGCTTCCTCCCGTGCACCATCGTCCTGTTTGTCTGCCTGGTCCCCTGCCACTGTCTCAATGTCCTCCCTGAACTCTCTCCCCTACCCAGTGAGTCCTGGCTCGCCCCCGTCTGCTCCCTTGTCTACCCCTACCACGTCCTGGAACCCTGCCTTGCCTCCTTTTGTTCCCCTTTCCCAGCCTGCATCCATAACCAAGCCTGCTCCCTCCAAGATCCCCACCAAGCCTGCCCGGACTCCTCGTCCTAAGCCCTCCAATACCCCTGAACCCAAGACCCCTTGCCCACCCAGCTCCACCCTACCTGGACTTCCTCACCTGAACATTGTTTTGCCTCCGccccccctcccttgtttgttgtttttattatgtcACCCCAACCCCTTTGTAGTGTATTCTTGTCTGCCCCTATGTATATTTGTTATGTTTTCTTGGTGTATGtctatctgtcagtctgtcttgTCCTGTGTCTAG